A single region of the Enterococcus mundtii genome encodes:
- a CDS encoding WxL domain-containing protein, whose protein sequence is MEVTASGTGGEANGANIMIANGNLTIGKRSEIILNPRVNSPAITLTGSGSQVDLLEESEVIINASGRTNNANNSSSNIIFMAAQSSLNVGKKSKLEISASDQGNSTASVIHVAGAATFTVDKEGILDIKSDSTASTHSLMTFTSAASTFSFADARKINLERTRSILGLLPTNGLISISGSTGLLDVDIQSVKQWQHGNLSEEPDFSWTPIFNLKINYAGTLPTINNVSSISQNIEDSFRTNFTTRAQRILFEYIPDVEVSMETLSEDPSLENSKIIRGKATPHSVIRFDGDPAIPEPTIDSANYAEEEKYHIQADENGDYAFQLPFGSYFTKNNIVKAYAFLNGKSDLAETIVEGIKDLDPLDPIDSVTPITPENPPNIPEKQGFVSIDFVSQFDFGKNGIAVDEETYYAQPQRLLSADDTENQEERPNFIQISDRRSTTQRNGWQLTVTQNDQFKNKEGKELNGASVYFRNQSLMTAQGGIAPSLQQTEPHELIPGVKRLLLWAQNNEGTGTWIYRFGDERTAGESIGLTVPKGSNPEASQYSTTFTWELSAVPGN, encoded by the coding sequence ATGGAAGTAACGGCATCTGGTACAGGTGGCGAAGCAAATGGTGCGAATATAATGATTGCCAATGGTAACTTGACTATCGGAAAACGTTCTGAGATTATTCTTAATCCACGAGTCAATTCTCCAGCAATTACTTTGACAGGATCAGGTTCTCAAGTTGATTTATTGGAAGAAAGTGAAGTTATTATTAATGCAAGCGGAAGAACTAATAATGCTAATAATTCTTCATCTAATATAATATTTATGGCAGCGCAAAGTTCATTAAATGTTGGCAAAAAAAGCAAGTTAGAAATATCTGCGTCCGATCAAGGGAATTCAACGGCTAGCGTTATACATGTAGCTGGTGCTGCAACCTTCACAGTTGATAAGGAAGGTATCTTAGACATTAAATCAGATAGTACTGCATCAACTCATAGTTTAATGACATTTACAAGCGCAGCATCTACGTTTTCTTTCGCAGATGCTAGAAAAATAAATTTAGAAAGAACAAGATCGATTCTGGGACTACTACCAACGAATGGATTGATTAGTATCTCAGGAAGTACAGGGCTTTTAGACGTCGATATTCAATCAGTCAAACAATGGCAACATGGGAATTTAAGTGAGGAACCAGATTTTAGCTGGACACCTATCTTTAATTTGAAAATCAATTATGCAGGAACCCTACCGACAATCAACAATGTCTCTTCAATTTCACAGAATATAGAAGATAGTTTTAGAACAAATTTTACAACTCGTGCTCAACGTATCTTATTTGAATATATTCCTGATGTGGAAGTATCCATGGAGACTCTATCGGAAGATCCTTCGCTGGAAAATTCTAAAATTATCCGAGGAAAAGCGACTCCTCATAGTGTCATACGTTTTGATGGTGATCCAGCGATACCAGAACCAACCATTGATTCAGCAAATTATGCAGAAGAGGAAAAGTACCATATTCAAGCAGACGAGAATGGAGACTATGCGTTTCAGTTACCTTTTGGGTCGTACTTTACTAAAAATAACATAGTAAAGGCGTATGCTTTTTTAAACGGAAAATCTGATTTAGCTGAAACAATCGTAGAAGGAATCAAGGATCTTGATCCGTTAGATCCAATTGATAGTGTTACGCCAATCACCCCTGAGAATCCACCCAATATTCCAGAAAAACAAGGTTTTGTCAGTATCGATTTTGTCTCTCAATTTGATTTTGGAAAAAATGGAATAGCGGTTGATGAAGAAACCTATTATGCTCAACCTCAACGTTTGCTGTCGGCTGATGATACGGAAAATCAGGAAGAACGCCCTAACTTTATCCAAATCAGTGATCGACGTTCAACGACTCAAAGAAATGGTTGGCAATTGACAGTCACACAGAATGATCAATTTAAAAACAAAGAAGGTAAAGAATTGAATGGAGCAAGCGTGTACTTTAGAAATCAAAGTTTGATGACAGCACAAGGAGGAATAGCCCCTAGTTTGCAACAAACGGAGCCCCATGAATTGATACCTGGAGTGAAACGTCTGTTATTATGGGCGCAGAATAATGAAGGAACGGGTACTTGGATCTATCGTTTCGGTGATGAACGTACAGCAGGTGAAAGTATAGGGTTAACGGTTCCAAAAGGTTCCAATCCAGAAGCGAGTCAGTATTCTACAACCTTTACTTGGGAACTGAGTGCCGTACCTGGAAATTGA
- a CDS encoding class I SAM-dependent methyltransferase has product MLPEKMEQGFEQNLEAIQLLQNALGTSFLEAYVENAENLRDNYQVRVVDGVPNEKTTQQISELYQKLSELSFEPEEWRRLSQLLLLKGSQTEHLQANHQLTPDSIGFLFVFLIEQLFPDHKGKIGVLDISAGMGNLLLTVLLNLNIAGYHTEGFGVDIDDTLLSVAASTSELAQASVQYFHQDGLQELLIEPVDVAISDLPIGFYPNDQKAQDFLTSATEGHSYAHHLLLEQAMKYVKPDGFGLFLMPSNFLETEQSEYIKKWFKEEGYLQGMIQLPDELFRNKQSQKSILILQKKGKQAKQTKEVLLVKLDSLKEPEKVTKFFNEFKNWKSASL; this is encoded by the coding sequence ATGTTACCAGAAAAAATGGAACAAGGGTTTGAGCAAAACCTGGAAGCTATTCAGCTTTTACAAAACGCATTGGGAACTTCTTTTTTAGAAGCTTATGTTGAAAATGCCGAAAATTTAAGAGACAACTATCAAGTACGTGTAGTAGATGGTGTACCAAATGAAAAGACAACCCAACAGATCTCAGAACTTTATCAAAAACTGAGTGAATTATCATTTGAACCGGAAGAGTGGCGTCGTTTATCGCAGTTGCTTTTGTTAAAGGGAAGTCAAACCGAGCACTTACAAGCAAACCATCAATTGACACCAGATAGTATTGGTTTCTTGTTTGTTTTCTTGATCGAACAACTATTCCCTGATCATAAAGGAAAAATCGGTGTCTTGGATATTTCAGCAGGAATGGGCAATTTGTTATTAACAGTTCTTTTAAACCTAAACATTGCTGGATACCATACAGAAGGTTTTGGTGTGGATATCGATGATACACTACTCTCTGTCGCGGCTTCTACAAGTGAGTTGGCGCAAGCGAGTGTTCAATACTTTCACCAAGATGGATTACAAGAATTATTGATCGAACCAGTTGATGTCGCTATCAGTGACTTGCCAATCGGCTTTTATCCGAATGATCAAAAAGCGCAAGACTTTTTGACAAGCGCGACAGAAGGTCACAGTTATGCTCATCATCTTTTATTGGAACAGGCAATGAAATACGTCAAGCCAGATGGTTTCGGTTTATTCTTGATGCCAAGCAATTTCTTGGAGACAGAGCAAAGCGAGTACATTAAAAAATGGTTTAAAGAAGAAGGCTATCTTCAAGGTATGATCCAATTGCCGGATGAGTTGTTCCGAAATAAGCAATCACAAAAAAGTATTTTGATTTTACAGAAAAAAGGCAAACAAGCAAAACAAACCAAGGAAGTACTGCTTGTTAAACTTGATTCACTAAAAGAACCAGAGAAGGTGACGAAGTTTTTTAACGAATTTAAAAACTGGAAATCAGCTTCCTTATAA
- a CDS encoding D-alanyl-D-alanine carboxypeptidase family protein: MEKYIFFVSLLIVLTGCTKIGTERIDANKDKINESMLLESTTENEEDVTLLSDVVSYLVLVNKEKGLPSTYMPDDLVVPQVLNVDYQVSEAILMRREAAQMLEKLFQTATNEAGYTLLAVSGFRSYEAQAKLYNEYVQTYGQIEADRFSAQPGHSEHQTGLAMDVTSESVTKQLDQTFGETPEGQWLEKNAHRFGYIIRYPEGREQDTGYMYEPWHVRYVGVEPATEITEKGLILEEYLAN; the protein is encoded by the coding sequence ATGGAAAAGTATATTTTTTTTGTTAGTTTATTAATTGTTTTGACTGGGTGTACGAAGATAGGTACAGAGCGTATAGATGCGAATAAAGACAAAATAAATGAAAGTATGTTATTAGAAAGCACTACAGAAAATGAAGAAGACGTGACTCTATTAAGTGATGTAGTTTCTTATTTAGTATTAGTTAACAAAGAAAAAGGGTTACCCTCCACTTACATGCCAGACGACTTAGTCGTACCACAAGTATTGAATGTGGATTATCAAGTGAGCGAAGCGATTCTGATGCGAAGAGAAGCGGCTCAGATGTTAGAAAAACTATTCCAAACAGCTACCAACGAAGCGGGGTATACTTTATTAGCTGTCAGTGGTTTCCGCTCCTACGAAGCACAAGCTAAACTGTACAATGAATATGTCCAGACTTATGGTCAAATCGAAGCGGATCGATTCAGTGCGCAACCAGGGCACAGCGAGCATCAAACAGGTTTAGCGATGGATGTAACCTCTGAAAGTGTAACGAAACAGCTAGATCAAACATTTGGTGAAACACCGGAAGGCCAATGGTTAGAAAAAAATGCCCATCGTTTTGGTTATATCATTAGATATCCAGAAGGTAGAGAACAAGATACTGGATATATGTATGAGCCTTGGCACGTCAGATATGTAGGTGTAGAACCAGCAACAGAGATAACTGAAAAAGGATTGATCTTAGAGGAATATTTGGCCAATTGA
- a CDS encoding acetate/propionate family kinase has product MSKTIAINAGSSSLKWQLYQMPEETVVAKGIVERIGLNDSIFTIKYGEGQKFEQILDIDDHEVAVKMLLDQLIELNILGAYDEITGVGHRVVHGGETYGDSVVIDEEVMTRIQELAEFAPLHNPANLMGIKAFKKILPDIQSVAVFDTSFHATMPKHNYLYSLPIAYYEDFKVRKYGFHGTSHRYVSERAADMLGKPIEDLKIITCHLGNGASITAVDGGKSVDTSMGFTPLAGVTMGTRSGDIDPAILPYLMEKLSIDINEMVDILNKKSGLLGLTNLSSDMRDLENNYDKEEIRLAYDVFVDRIRKYIGGYVTTMNGVDAIVFTAGIGENDGHVRNEVIKGMTWFGCEIDPELNKLRGEELDISTKDSKVKVLVIPTDEELMIARDVERLR; this is encoded by the coding sequence ATGTCAAAAACAATTGCAATCAATGCTGGAAGTTCAAGTTTAAAATGGCAGTTATACCAAATGCCAGAAGAAACTGTAGTCGCTAAAGGAATCGTTGAAAGAATTGGATTAAATGATTCAATTTTTACAATCAAATATGGTGAAGGCCAAAAATTTGAACAAATCTTAGATATTGATGATCATGAAGTTGCTGTGAAAATGTTATTGGATCAATTGATCGAATTAAATATCTTAGGCGCGTATGATGAAATTACAGGTGTCGGACATCGTGTCGTTCATGGTGGAGAAACTTATGGTGACTCTGTAGTCATCGATGAAGAAGTAATGACACGCATCCAAGAATTAGCAGAATTTGCGCCATTGCATAATCCTGCCAACTTAATGGGAATCAAAGCATTTAAGAAAATTTTGCCAGATATCCAAAGTGTAGCTGTCTTTGACACGTCTTTCCATGCGACTATGCCAAAACACAATTACTTGTACAGCTTACCAATCGCTTACTATGAAGATTTTAAAGTGAGAAAATATGGGTTCCACGGAACAAGTCACCGTTATGTTTCTGAACGTGCGGCAGACATGTTAGGTAAACCAATCGAAGACTTAAAAATCATTACTTGTCATTTAGGAAATGGTGCTTCAATTACTGCTGTTGACGGTGGTAAATCTGTTGATACATCAATGGGCTTCACGCCATTAGCAGGTGTAACGATGGGTACTCGTTCTGGTGATATCGATCCAGCGATCTTACCTTATCTAATGGAAAAATTATCGATCGATATCAATGAAATGGTTGATATCTTAAACAAAAAATCTGGTCTTTTAGGGTTAACAAATCTATCTAGTGATATGCGTGACCTTGAAAACAATTACGATAAAGAAGAAATCCGTTTGGCTTATGATGTGTTTGTTGACCGTATCCGTAAATATATTGGTGGCTATGTAACAACAATGAACGGCGTTGACGCAATCGTATTTACTGCAGGTATCGGAGAAAATGATGGTCATGTGCGTAACGAAGTGATCAAAGGTATGACATGGTTTGGTTGTGAAATCGATCCAGAATTGAACAAATTACGTGGTGAAGAGTTAGACATCTCAACAAAAGACTCAAAAGTCAAAGTATTAGTCATCCCAACAGATGAAGAATTAATGATTGCACGTGACGTAGAACGCTTGCGTTAA
- a CDS encoding WxL domain-containing protein, whose product MKMIRLATIAVLSSTIFSGGMTVFAEETRQVTTEGQITFEPNTEEELVVIPPVSEPDVEISPEIPGTTGPLSIMRAVTMDFGAQIISNEDRTYNMVAEMATLANPEEDGPTEVPYVSFAQVQDVRGTNAGWDLEVSLSDFTSNTQNNVLTGAEIELIAPRIQYEGINQENAPSAHANNLKLIPNEGAVPVMTAAEGQGAGASSVVWGEQADLNAQFAAEGNNVVTNDAIQLSVPGSTAKDATTYRATLTWELTTTPGEDAGESA is encoded by the coding sequence ATGAAAATGATTAGATTAGCTACAATTGCAGTTTTATCATCAACAATTTTCTCTGGAGGTATGACTGTTTTTGCAGAGGAAACCAGACAAGTGACAACAGAAGGGCAAATTACTTTCGAACCTAATACAGAGGAAGAATTGGTGGTTATCCCGCCAGTTTCAGAACCGGACGTTGAAATTTCTCCAGAAATTCCCGGTACGACAGGACCATTATCGATCATGCGAGCTGTAACAATGGACTTTGGAGCACAAATCATCTCAAATGAGGATAGAACATATAACATGGTTGCTGAAATGGCGACTTTAGCGAATCCAGAAGAAGATGGTCCAACAGAAGTTCCTTATGTAAGTTTTGCTCAAGTACAAGATGTACGTGGAACAAATGCAGGTTGGGATCTGGAGGTGAGTTTAAGTGATTTTACATCTAACACACAAAATAATGTATTAACAGGTGCTGAAATTGAATTGATTGCTCCACGTATCCAATATGAAGGAATTAATCAAGAAAATGCACCATCTGCACATGCAAACAACCTGAAATTAATACCAAATGAAGGTGCAGTACCTGTAATGACTGCCGCTGAAGGACAAGGAGCAGGTGCTTCTTCCGTAGTTTGGGGGGAGCAAGCAGACTTAAATGCACAATTTGCAGCTGAAGGAAATAATGTAGTGACAAATGACGCGATTCAGTTATCTGTCCCTGGATCTACGGCAAAAGATGCAACTACCTATAGAGCGACACTGACTTGGGAATTAACGACGACACCAGGTGAAGACGCAGGTGAAAGTGCTTAA
- a CDS encoding LacI family DNA-binding transcriptional regulator has product MVVKLTDVAKKAGVSPTTVSRVINNYGSLSQKTIDKVNQAMKELNYQPNSLARSLQGKNTQLIGLIFPTVANPFFGELVEQLESKLFDLGYRSILCDSANNKEKERNYLNMLAANKVDGILAGAHNLGIQEYENIELPIVSFDRYLAEGIPIISSDNLRGGYLATENLYLKGARNIAILTGSQESNSPTNQRLNGYLAFMEEFQLEPHVFHFHSTARSTALKNLEIKRILEMETIDGLFCTDDLTAILAYNLCQELHIKIPEEIKIIGYDGTKIIQNYFPQLSTIAQPITDIADILVDLMLQRIQDPEKPLESNYVLPVKLIQGSTT; this is encoded by the coding sequence ATGGTTGTTAAATTAACCGATGTAGCCAAAAAGGCTGGAGTCTCACCAACCACTGTATCACGTGTCATCAATAACTACGGCTCATTGAGCCAAAAAACAATCGATAAAGTAAATCAAGCAATGAAAGAATTAAATTATCAACCCAATTCATTGGCTCGTTCTCTTCAAGGAAAAAACACCCAATTGATTGGCTTGATTTTTCCTACAGTTGCCAACCCTTTCTTTGGTGAATTAGTCGAACAATTAGAAAGTAAGCTATTTGATTTAGGATACCGTTCAATATTATGCGATAGTGCAAACAATAAAGAAAAAGAACGAAACTACCTCAACATGTTAGCTGCAAACAAAGTAGATGGTATCCTTGCTGGAGCGCATAATCTGGGTATCCAAGAATACGAAAATATTGAACTACCCATTGTCTCCTTCGACCGCTATTTAGCAGAAGGAATTCCAATTATCAGTAGTGACAATTTACGTGGTGGATACTTAGCTACCGAAAACCTTTATTTAAAAGGTGCCAGAAACATTGCCATCTTAACTGGCTCCCAAGAATCAAATTCACCGACCAATCAACGATTGAATGGATATTTGGCATTTATGGAAGAATTCCAGTTAGAGCCGCACGTGTTTCATTTTCATTCTACTGCCCGCTCAACTGCTTTAAAAAATTTAGAGATCAAACGGATTTTAGAAATGGAAACAATTGATGGTTTATTTTGTACAGACGATTTAACTGCTATTTTAGCCTATAATCTCTGTCAAGAGTTGCATATTAAAATTCCTGAAGAAATAAAAATCATCGGGTATGATGGAACAAAAATAATTCAAAATTATTTCCCACAGCTCTCGACCATCGCACAACCAATTACAGATATTGCTGACATCTTAGTCGACCTAATGCTCCAACGGATCCAAGATCCAGAGAAACCACTTGAATCCAACTATGTGTTGCCAGTGAAATTGATTCAAGGAAGCACGACCTAA
- a CDS encoding helix-turn-helix domain-containing protein — MKEFQLNFIMNKQTVRILRILNKFEHHASTTLNNLSEVLNIPTRTIIKDIQEIKNIFNESIDLSTSPSGYHFNVSDDYRYKEIKQSLLQNEPLFIMIENIFFGHLYNVPELSDQLHLSESTLLRYIYKAQSFLSEFQIKLKTSPVDFHGKEINIRHFFHSFYSDSDITPHTVFPTLEVKEITAKITEKITLKECAPITFESFNYHLYITLTRSFNGKTIDNLPDNLVILNEKKVLLYNEILKQVILEYFDNDLSLEEKQYIYLLTLCKRSVFDEESEQIFQSLQPQPKEIEEWTKQFLELAFDTEQEKSICSLYIRSFFFSTHLKYRLSPILLQNLDDITLYSKQKFPCEYQRNEAFIQHTLGETYELTLKQIEGVSISLTLLNYTLSLVHARPSKQIAFLLEGNSYIRELIEATAINYLGTTHRVYFPNKHDTDIERIKKIKFDVIVTNYSEYLISTLTGKTTLLFDTIPTAENWNELFTLIDPNATKLYSLKDARR, encoded by the coding sequence TTGAAAGAGTTTCAATTGAATTTCATCATGAATAAGCAAACTGTTCGTATCTTGAGGATACTGAATAAATTTGAACATCACGCTTCAACAACTTTAAATAACCTTTCCGAAGTTCTTAATATCCCTACCCGCACGATCATAAAAGATATTCAAGAAATAAAAAATATTTTCAATGAATCAATTGATCTATCCACCTCTCCAAGTGGCTATCATTTTAACGTTTCTGATGATTATCGTTATAAGGAAATTAAGCAATCTTTATTACAAAATGAACCTTTATTTATCATGATAGAAAATATTTTTTTTGGTCACCTTTACAATGTACCTGAATTATCAGATCAGTTACATTTGTCCGAAAGCACCTTGCTAAGATATATATATAAAGCCCAATCTTTTCTCTCTGAATTTCAAATAAAATTAAAAACTTCACCCGTTGATTTTCACGGAAAAGAAATAAATATACGTCATTTTTTCCATAGTTTTTATTCTGACTCGGATATAACTCCCCATACCGTCTTTCCTACGTTAGAAGTCAAAGAAATAACGGCTAAAATAACCGAGAAAATTACGCTTAAAGAATGTGCACCCATTACTTTTGAAAGTTTCAACTATCATTTATATATCACGTTGACTCGTTCTTTTAATGGAAAAACTATTGATAACCTCCCCGATAACCTCGTTATCTTAAATGAAAAAAAGGTACTATTGTACAATGAAATCTTGAAACAAGTGATTTTAGAATACTTTGATAATGATCTAAGTTTGGAAGAAAAACAATATATTTATCTTCTCACTCTATGTAAGCGTTCAGTCTTTGATGAGGAATCAGAACAGATTTTCCAATCCCTCCAACCACAGCCAAAGGAGATTGAAGAATGGACAAAGCAATTTCTTGAACTAGCCTTTGATACCGAACAAGAGAAGTCCATCTGCTCCCTTTATATTCGTTCATTTTTTTTTAGTACTCATTTGAAATATCGTCTTTCCCCTATTTTATTGCAGAATCTCGATGATATCACTTTGTATTCAAAGCAAAAATTCCCTTGTGAATACCAACGAAATGAAGCTTTTATACAACATACATTAGGTGAAACATACGAGTTAACGTTGAAACAAATAGAAGGCGTTTCTATAAGTTTAACACTCCTGAACTATACATTATCTTTAGTTCATGCAAGACCGAGCAAACAAATCGCCTTTCTGTTAGAAGGAAATTCTTACATTCGTGAACTGATTGAAGCGACTGCTATTAATTATTTAGGTACTACTCATCGAGTATACTTTCCTAATAAACATGATACGGATATTGAGAGAATTAAAAAGATAAAATTTGATGTAATCGTGACAAATTATAGTGAGTATTTAATTTCAACCCTTACTGGTAAAACAACGCTTCTTTTTGATACGATCCCAACAGCAGAGAATTGGAATGAATTATTCACTTTGATCGATCCAAACGCAACGAAGCTTTATTCTCTAAAAGATGCACGAAGATAA
- a CDS encoding LPXTG cell wall anchor domain-containing protein — protein MNRKKNYILLISMLLFQFFVITEVSGREVRPFETEGSIGFTGVYVPIGLPDPPPDTTTDEPNAPIRIARPDPNISNNHRNFPKTNANKSHLLFLLGVLLLFILWLYKKKRK, from the coding sequence ATGAATCGTAAGAAGAACTACATTCTTCTAATCAGTATGTTACTGTTTCAATTTTTTGTCATAACGGAAGTATCCGGTCGTGAGGTTCGCCCATTTGAAACAGAAGGCTCAATTGGGTTTACCGGTGTATATGTACCCATAGGTTTACCTGATCCACCGCCTGATACTACCACCGATGAACCAAATGCACCCATTAGAATTGCCAGACCAGATCCAAATATATCCAATAACCATAGAAATTTTCCGAAAACCAATGCAAACAAGAGTCATTTATTGTTTCTTCTAGGAGTACTTTTGTTATTTATCCTTTGGTTATATAAGAAAAAAAGAAAGTAG
- a CDS encoding pectate lyase-like adhesive domain-containing protein, with amino-acid sequence MKRIFSKWLIPIMIGTIGLQIVCPTITSFFLPTIYALDNRESIGNQGELGRSLIPEVQSSDLGGYVQLAETSKTGYVGETVIVSFILSDSVQSVEMILPEEAMIVKEVLPADVEVEKAHDTNKWMIKSEVAGIRIALPLRFEDKGNYEVQIGTERIKIEIIKEEKAVSATDENEAVTEENIVEDEEIDVSQVANAEETMPETDRIEDSQKDETNTSETTLRDPITPLDEINHRDVSNWQEFMLALVDPTINYINVINDFESTDNPTAGLTGVQGNSATSNPNGGAVYIWINASQISRKLVIEGNDHQIDFRAVAVGYVNSTFNANTPWDITFQNIDIVHGNYYGAMNFTNLSGPFQSQSRMRYHNLTNAGNQLIHSLSTPVILSGHVTSHQVVTYTSRSG; translated from the coding sequence ATGAAACGTATTTTTTCAAAATGGTTAATCCCTATCATGATAGGGACGATAGGTTTACAGATTGTTTGCCCAACAATCACTTCTTTCTTTTTACCTACGATCTATGCCTTGGATAATAGAGAATCGATTGGAAATCAAGGTGAATTAGGGAGGTCGTTGATTCCTGAAGTTCAATCATCTGATTTAGGAGGATATGTTCAATTAGCTGAAACAAGTAAGACTGGCTATGTAGGAGAAACGGTCATCGTATCGTTTATCTTAAGTGATTCTGTTCAATCTGTTGAAATGATATTGCCTGAAGAAGCAATGATTGTAAAAGAAGTACTCCCTGCGGATGTGGAAGTTGAAAAAGCCCACGATACCAATAAGTGGATGATCAAATCTGAAGTGGCAGGGATTAGGATTGCACTTCCTTTACGTTTTGAGGATAAGGGAAATTATGAAGTTCAGATAGGTACAGAAAGAATAAAAATCGAAATAATCAAAGAAGAGAAGGCAGTAAGTGCTACAGACGAAAACGAGGCTGTAACTGAAGAGAATATAGTTGAAGATGAAGAAATTGATGTGTCTCAGGTTGCAAATGCGGAAGAAACAATGCCAGAAACTGATAGAATAGAGGATAGCCAAAAGGATGAAACGAACACAAGTGAAACAACGCTTAGAGATCCAATCACACCTTTAGATGAAATCAATCATCGAGATGTTTCGAATTGGCAGGAATTTATGTTGGCATTAGTTGATCCAACAATCAACTATATCAATGTGATTAATGACTTTGAATCTACAGATAACCCAACTGCAGGACTTACGGGTGTACAAGGGAACAGTGCAACATCAAATCCAAATGGGGGTGCTGTATATATATGGATCAATGCCTCTCAAATATCTCGTAAATTAGTAATTGAAGGAAATGATCATCAGATTGATTTTCGGGCCGTAGCTGTAGGATATGTTAACAGTACTTTCAATGCTAATACCCCGTGGGATATAACATTTCAAAATATTGATATTGTTCATGGGAATTACTATGGAGCGATGAATTTCACCAATTTGAGTGGGCCATTTCAGAGTCAGTCAAGAATGCGATACCATAATTTGACAAATGCCGGTAATCAGTTGATTCATTCTTTGTCAACACCAGTTATCTTATCAGGTCATGTAACATCTCACCAAGTAGTGACATACACTTCGAGGTCTGGTTGA
- a CDS encoding DUF916 and DUF3324 domain-containing protein, protein MKKIHTYTVKKNYCFSGLVLLFLFSLISNVFVYANDDTLNFYVSPEFPESQVEGNESYFNLNIEPGSTENLTLRLQNANEQAKKIQITAHTALTNVMGVVEYGRDAEEADPTLFYSLADLIEVPEEPIELAGNETKTISVSLIMPQEKYEGFLAGGLRITEIQEESEEETTEEEGVAIKNEFAYVVGVVVSNDRASVKPDLELLDVFADQLNYRNVISANLQNFTPSFVNRLEVEATIHREGEEQVLYQAHQEQMQMAPNSNFNFPISLEGDRFRSGEYLLKMTARSGEEEWQWERKFTIDADEARALNKQDVTIDTSINWWLITTLCLFMLLLIIVGRLAIKNKKK, encoded by the coding sequence ATGAAAAAAATACATACATATACCGTAAAGAAAAATTATTGCTTTTCTGGACTAGTACTGTTGTTTTTGTTTTCTCTCATATCTAATGTGTTTGTCTATGCTAACGACGATACGTTAAATTTTTATGTGAGTCCTGAATTTCCAGAAAGCCAAGTTGAGGGAAATGAAAGCTATTTTAATTTAAATATAGAACCAGGAAGTACGGAAAACTTAACTCTAAGACTACAAAATGCGAATGAGCAAGCGAAAAAAATCCAGATAACTGCTCACACCGCGCTAACGAACGTGATGGGTGTGGTTGAATATGGAAGAGATGCAGAAGAGGCAGATCCAACGTTGTTTTATTCTTTGGCAGATTTGATTGAAGTACCGGAAGAACCAATTGAATTAGCTGGAAATGAAACGAAAACGATTTCTGTTTCACTGATTATGCCACAAGAAAAATACGAAGGATTTTTAGCTGGAGGATTACGGATTACTGAAATTCAGGAGGAATCTGAAGAGGAAACAACCGAGGAAGAAGGTGTGGCTATTAAAAATGAATTTGCTTATGTTGTAGGGGTAGTAGTGAGTAATGATCGTGCGTCTGTAAAACCTGATTTAGAACTACTAGATGTATTTGCTGACCAATTAAATTATCGAAATGTGATTAGTGCAAATCTTCAAAATTTCACCCCATCATTTGTGAATCGTCTAGAGGTTGAAGCGACGATCCATAGAGAAGGCGAGGAACAAGTACTTTATCAAGCACATCAAGAGCAGATGCAAATGGCACCAAATTCTAATTTCAACTTTCCAATCTCCTTAGAAGGCGATCGTTTTCGCAGTGGTGAGTATTTGTTGAAAATGACGGCACGTTCAGGAGAAGAAGAATGGCAATGGGAAAGAAAATTTACCATTGATGCGGACGAAGCCAGAGCATTGAATAAACAAGATGTTACGATTGATACGAGTATTAATTGGTGGTTGATCACAACCCTTTGTCTTTTTATGCTATTACTAATTATCGTTGGAAGACTCGCAATCAAAAATAAGAAAAAATAA